One stretch of Miscanthus floridulus cultivar M001 chromosome 18, ASM1932011v1, whole genome shotgun sequence DNA includes these proteins:
- the LOC136524521 gene encoding uncharacterized protein codes for MVDPIIGLKRLTKALMDGGSGLNIMYTKMLDEIDMPITFRVQFNYSTETLTFEVVGLPRTFHAILGRPCYAKFLAVRNYTYLKLKIPAPMGSLPLAPPSSTPMSARSSAAVTPQ; via the coding sequence atggtcgacccgatcattggcctgaagcggctcaccaaagcactgatggatggaggcagcggcctcaatatcatgTACACCAAGATGCTCGATGAGATCGATATGCCCATTACCTTCAGGGTTCAGTTCAATTATAGCACtgaaaccctcacctttgaggtggttgggttgcccagaaccttccacgccatcctaggacgtccatgctatgcaaagttcCTGGCCGTCcgcaactatacatacctcaagctaaaaataccGGCCCCTATGGGGTCAttaccattggcacctccttctagcacgcctatgagtgcgaggtcgagtgctgcggtcaCGCCACAGTAA